The Vibrio tarriae genome includes a window with the following:
- a CDS encoding ABC transporter ATP-binding protein gives MSCALLIENLTCQYDAQTVLKSLSLQVNPGEIVCLLGASGCGKTTLLKAIAGLLPLASGQLSLNCVTLDDGKRWLPPEQRNIGMIFQDYALFPHLTVAQNVGFGLDAMPAKQKQAKIAEMLALVHLDAFAERYPHQLSGGQQQRVAIARALAYKPDLLLLDEPFSNIDTQVRHELIIEIRKIFKQQGVTAIFVTHSREEAFAFADKMAVMNRGVIEQYGTAAELYYQPSSQFVADFLGGGSYLNAKRISETQYQTALGVVEAIARQPIAVDTECKLLLRPQQVQIRAEEESSVTVTEQQFMGDHCRYLIDAHGTQLIATSSQPLELGQAVSVNIDTQGVLAFA, from the coding sequence ATGAGCTGCGCACTGCTGATTGAAAATCTCACTTGCCAATACGATGCACAAACCGTATTGAAATCTCTCTCTTTGCAAGTCAATCCGGGCGAAATTGTCTGTCTGCTTGGCGCAAGTGGTTGTGGTAAAACCACCTTGCTGAAAGCGATTGCCGGCTTGCTGCCTTTGGCTTCCGGTCAGCTTAGCCTTAACTGTGTCACCTTGGATGACGGTAAACGCTGGTTGCCCCCTGAGCAGCGCAATATCGGAATGATTTTCCAAGATTACGCATTGTTTCCCCATCTTACCGTAGCGCAAAACGTTGGTTTTGGGTTAGATGCGATGCCCGCGAAGCAAAAGCAGGCCAAAATTGCCGAGATGCTGGCTCTGGTTCATCTTGATGCTTTCGCAGAGCGTTATCCGCACCAACTTTCGGGTGGTCAGCAGCAGCGTGTCGCCATTGCTCGTGCCTTAGCGTATAAGCCAGATCTGTTACTGCTTGATGAGCCGTTTTCCAATATCGATACTCAAGTGCGCCATGAGCTGATCATTGAGATTCGCAAGATCTTTAAACAGCAGGGGGTGACGGCGATTTTCGTTACTCACTCGCGAGAAGAAGCGTTTGCCTTCGCCGATAAAATGGCGGTGATGAATCGAGGTGTGATTGAGCAGTACGGCACCGCCGCAGAGCTTTACTATCAACCCTCGAGTCAGTTCGTGGCTGATTTTCTCGGCGGGGGCAGCTACTTAAACGCCAAGCGGATCAGTGAAACTCAGTACCAAACTGCTCTTGGGGTTGTGGAAGCCATTGCGCGCCAACCCATCGCGGTAGATACGGAATGCAAGTTGCTGCTACGTCCACAACAGGTGCAAATTCGCGCGGAAGAGGAAAGCAGTGTGACGGTGACGGAGCAGCAGTTTATGGGCGATCATTGCCGTTATCTGATTGATGCGCACGGCACTCAGCTTATCGCGACCTCTTCGCAACCGCTGGAGTTAGGGCAGGCAGTCTCGGTCAATATTGATACCCAAGGCGTGCTCGCTTTCGCCTAA
- a CDS encoding ABC transporter permease: protein MKEKYFAWKASSLVLTTLLVLPILAIFYTAFGNSDEVFAHLLATVMPTYIFNTVVLTCSVLLLALLFGVPSAWLIAMCKLPGERWLQWALVLPLAMPAYIIGYLFTHWFDFAGPIQIALRDWTGWQAGSYWFPDIRSLGGASVVLALVLYPYVYLLCRAAFMEQNVTLLQSARLLKCSPWQSFRRISLPLARPAIAVGLSLVAMETIGDFGTVSLFAVNTLTTAVYDTWLGYSNLNAAAKISAIMLVMVLLLLSSERYSRRRQKLYQTQFNSHEEYRYTLKGWRLWGALIWCWGLVAVAFILPLLQLVSYAWTYFAQSWTTQFKEYAINSFTVSISAAVVAVLVALVANFYARLQNNRASVALMRLSSMGYAVPGTVLAIGILVPVLALDHLINDIAKMMEWGRPGLVFSGSLFAIVFALVVRFSAVAIGSIESSLSKVSPSLDMAARTMGCHANQMLKRVHLPLIRRGALIAGLLVFIESMKELNAAILLRPFNFETLATYVYNYASDERLELAALPAILLVLVGLIPLVMVNRSLEQKH from the coding sequence ATGAAAGAAAAATATTTTGCCTGGAAAGCCAGCAGCCTAGTGTTAACCACTCTGCTGGTTTTACCGATCTTAGCGATCTTCTATACCGCATTCGGCAACAGTGATGAGGTCTTTGCTCATCTTCTGGCGACTGTGATGCCCACCTATATTTTCAATACTGTGGTATTAACCTGTTCGGTATTGCTCTTGGCTTTGCTGTTTGGAGTACCTTCAGCTTGGCTGATTGCCATGTGCAAACTGCCCGGTGAGCGTTGGCTGCAATGGGCGCTGGTCCTGCCCTTGGCGATGCCTGCTTATATTATTGGTTATCTGTTTACCCATTGGTTTGATTTCGCAGGTCCCATCCAAATCGCTTTGCGCGATTGGACCGGTTGGCAAGCGGGCAGCTACTGGTTTCCCGATATTCGCAGCCTAGGCGGTGCGAGTGTGGTGCTGGCGCTGGTACTTTATCCTTATGTCTATCTTTTGTGTCGCGCAGCGTTTATGGAGCAAAACGTCACTTTGCTTCAGTCTGCGCGCTTACTGAAATGTTCACCATGGCAAAGTTTTCGACGCATTTCTCTGCCATTAGCACGACCTGCGATTGCGGTAGGTTTGTCTTTGGTGGCCATGGAAACCATTGGTGATTTCGGCACGGTAAGCCTGTTTGCGGTGAATACCTTAACCACAGCGGTTTACGATACTTGGCTCGGTTATTCCAATCTCAATGCAGCTGCAAAAATCTCGGCTATTATGCTGGTGATGGTGCTGCTGCTGCTCAGTAGCGAGCGCTACAGCCGTCGCCGACAAAAACTGTATCAAACCCAATTTAATAGCCATGAAGAGTATCGTTATACCTTAAAAGGGTGGCGCTTATGGGGGGCTTTAATCTGGTGCTGGGGTTTGGTGGCGGTGGCGTTTATTCTGCCACTACTGCAATTGGTGAGTTACGCGTGGACCTATTTTGCCCAGAGCTGGACCACCCAATTTAAAGAGTACGCGATCAACAGTTTCACCGTCTCGATCAGTGCTGCTGTCGTAGCGGTATTGGTGGCTTTAGTGGCTAACTTTTATGCTCGTTTACAAAATAATCGCGCCAGTGTTGCGCTGATGCGCCTCTCTTCGATGGGCTATGCGGTGCCGGGAACCGTTCTGGCGATTGGTATTTTAGTGCCTGTGCTCGCACTGGATCATCTGATCAACGATATCGCTAAAATGATGGAGTGGGGACGTCCTGGGCTTGTTTTCTCCGGCAGTTTATTTGCGATTGTGTTCGCGCTGGTGGTGCGTTTCTCGGCGGTAGCCATTGGCAGTATCGAAAGCAGCCTCAGTAAAGTGTCACCTTCGTTGGATATGGCGGCGCGCACGATGGGCTGTCATGCTAATCAAATGCTCAAGCGTGTACACTTGCCGCTGATCCGCCGCGGCGCATTAATCGCAGGCTTGTTGGTGTTTATCGAATCGATGAAGGAATTGAACGCGGCGATTTTGCTGCGTCCGTTTAACTTTGAAACTCTCGCTACTTACGTCTATAACTACGCTTCAGATGAGCGCTTAGAGTTGGCGGCGCTACCCGCCATTTTACTGGTGTTGGTCGGGCTTATTCCTCTTGTTATGGTTAACCGTTCTTTGGAGCAAAAGCACTAA